Sequence from the Deinococcus detaillensis genome:
CCACCCTGAGCTTGCTGGCCCTCGACAGCTCCGGCAACAAAACCACTTTGGAGTTGCCGCTGCGGGTAGACAACACCCCGCCGGTCATTCGCGTGACCAAGTTCGAGCGTGACAACAAAATCATCCGGGTCAGCGGCGTCGTCACCGACAACACCAGCGTGGCCCAAGTCTCGGTGGACGGCAGCGTACTCAATATTACGCCGGGCAATAGCACCGAGTTTTATGCTGAAACGACAGGAACTTATGCGGACATTGAGGCCAAAGACGGCGCGGGCAACGTTGCTCAACTGCGGGCCAGGTAAGAGCGGCGCGAAGTGAGCTTGCCGCCTCGAGCCCGTCCAGCGCGGCAACATCTCTCTGAGCAGCAACCCACTGAACAGCAGCCGACCAGAACACCACGCTCCAAACCCAGCCTCGCTGAGCAAGCGCCGCCGCCTGCCGAGTTGCCGGAAGTGGCTCGCCGTCTGGCAAAGCGCTATCTGCCCACGCCGCCCACGCCCCGCAGGGCGGCTGAGCCCCTTGACGGCCTGATCAGCACCATTTTGTCTCAGCAAAACACCGCGCCGATCACGCGGCGGCAGTTCGGAGGACTCAAGGCGGCGTATCCGAGCTGGGAGATGGCACTGGCCGACGGCCCCGACGGCATTGAAACGGTGCTGAAGGCGGCGGGCGGGGGCCTATCGCGCATCAAGGCCAACTACATCTGGAATGTGCTTGACCAACTCGAAACCACACGTGGCGAACTCAGCCTCAAAGACACCCGCCAGATGAACGACGCCGAGGTTCGCACGCTCCTAGAAAGCTTGCCCGGCGTGGGCATGAAAACCGCTTCATGTGTTTTGCTGTTCGATCTGGCGCGGCCCGCCATGCCGGTGGACACCCACATTTTGCGGATTACCCGCCGCTTGGAGTGGCTGCCCGCCCAGTGGAACGCGGTGAAAGTCGAGCGTTGGTATGACGAAGTCTTGCCCGCGACTTGGGCTGAGCGCTACACCTTTCATGTCTCGGCCATCCGGCACGGGCGTGAAACCTGCAAAGCCCAGCGGCCCAAGTGCGGCGAGTGCGTCTTGCAAGAGCTTTGCCCGTCGGCGGGGGTGTTTTTGAAGTGAAGCGTAGGGCTGCTTTTGGTTACTTGCGCCGCCAGAATGTTCCCAAGCGCTGTAAAGCTGACGGTGGTTCAGCAGCGTTCGGCTTTTCAGCGCCCGTTTCAGGTGCCGACCTGAGTTCGCCTGCCATCACCGCGCTCAGCAGCAGCTTGTCGAGTTTGCCCAGCGGTGACTTATCCGGCGGCGGCTCATTTGGTGGCAAGTCATGACCTGTGGGTAGAGAACCCGAACTTGGACTGACTTCAATCCGCAGGGCACCTGCAAAGTTCAGGAGTTTATTGAAAGCAGGTTGACCTCGCTCACTGCCCACGTCCGCGCTGATGATTTGATGGGCGCTGAGTTCTATTTCTCCGAGCCAGCGGGAAGGAGAGGGATGAACGCTGAGATCAGAAAGTTTTACCCGGTAACTCCGGCGGCTCACCGAAAACAGTTGCAAGACATCGGCCAACGGCATATCCGCCGAAGAAGTCAAAAACGCGGTGCGGTGGGCGTCCGGCGGTAGGTCTTGCACCGAATCCAACTCCGCTGAGCTGTCAAAGGTGGTGCCGGAGAGGACGGCGGGGGCGCTACGCTCGTCGCCCTGCGCTGCCAGCGCCATCAGCAGGTTCTCGCCGCTGCCCGACAAACTGCGCCGCCGGATGGGAGCCGCGCTCCGGCTGACGCTAAACTGCCCGCCCTGCTGCTGAAAGAGGGTACGCAGGGCCTTGAGGCCCACGTAAGCGCCGATAGGTCGGCTGGGCCGGAACATGCAGTCGGCGGGCTGACCCTGATCGAACACCACGCTGAACTCGCCCGCCAAGGTCGTGAGCTGCCACACCAGCGTCTCTTGGCGGCGGCACAAATACAAAAACAAATCTTCCAAGATGTCGTAGGTCAGT
This genomic interval carries:
- a CDS encoding endonuclease III domain-containing protein; translation: MPPRARPARQHLSEQQPTEQQPTRTPRSKPSLAEQAPPPAELPEVARRLAKRYLPTPPTPRRAAEPLDGLISTILSQQNTAPITRRQFGGLKAAYPSWEMALADGPDGIETVLKAAGGGLSRIKANYIWNVLDQLETTRGELSLKDTRQMNDAEVRTLLESLPGVGMKTASCVLLFDLARPAMPVDTHILRITRRLEWLPAQWNAVKVERWYDEVLPATWAERYTFHVSAIRHGRETCKAQRPKCGECVLQELCPSAGVFLK
- a CDS encoding DUF4388 domain-containing protein, giving the protein MDQQRDNRSGLRAALPPATDQRQIAFIEGQLTYDILEDLFLYLCRRQETLVWQLTTLAGEFSVVFDQGQPADCMFRPSRPIGAYVGLKALRTLFQQQGGQFSVSRSAAPIRRRSLSGSGENLLMALAAQGDERSAPAVLSGTTFDSSAELDSVQDLPPDAHRTAFLTSSADMPLADVLQLFSVSRRSYRVKLSDLSVHPSPSRWLGEIELSAHQIISADVGSERGQPAFNKLLNFAGALRIEVSPSSGSLPTGHDLPPNEPPPDKSPLGKLDKLLLSAVMAGELRSAPETGAEKPNAAEPPSALQRLGTFWRRK